CTGTCTCTTTGCTTCAATATCTCTGCTGAAATCTATGTTGGGTTCACAGTCAAGCACCAAAGCAGGAACCTGTTCATAGAAAAAGATAACAATTCAAATGAGGAAAGCAATCTAATCTAAATTCCACACAGAAAGGAAACCATCATACCTTCTGAATGCTAGAATGCATATGATTACCCTCTAAAAAGAACACTCGATCTCTGATATCAGGGTGCAAAGAGCTATCCACATGAATGGGTAACTTACTAACAGACAGTACTCCATGATTTCCACTTTCAAAAGGTAAAAGCCAGCTCTCGTGCTTTTCATGCAAGTCACGCAGATAATCTAGGCTCACCCCACCCTCTTCTGCTCTTTTTCGCAGCATCATCCTCTTATGGCATGTATCAGGACTTGCCCTTAGATAGATAAAACCATCAGGAATAAGCCCCGGCAAGCATGATACAACTGGATCAAACCATGAGTCATAAATGCTGATCTCCATCTCATTCATCCAATTTGCTTCATGAACAGCTCGTACAAACACCttaataagtaaaaatgagATAAAGTTATCAGCCTTGAAACTCTTAGGTCAGCTTTCTTCCTCTTGATTGGAATAAACCAaaggagaaaagagaaaactgCAAGGATTAAAATCCAATGACTTTGGTCATTGTTGAAcagaaaattcataaaaaagaaCTTCTAATATTTCGCTTTCCTACATCAAGATAAAAACATAGACTAAAGAAAACTTCTTGACAAGCAGAACATGACAACACAGAGAAACTCTATCATCACATCATAATAACacaggaaaaaaataagaagaagaaactaCTCTATGCTTACCATTCTGTCACTGAAAACACTCCTTTCCATTAACCTGAGCGGCTTAAGACCCCCAGATGACTCTCTCTCCTGCATAACCCTTGTAACAAAGACATAATTTTGAAAGGTATAGGCATACCTCTGTGGTTCAGCATAAAACGCAtctaatatattgaaatggtcAGGTCCAACATTCTGCCACTTATCAATGGGTTCTGGAACAATCTCAACAAGATCGCGCAGCTCCAGTGTTTCATTAGCTATTCTTTGAAGGAACGTTGTCTTTCCAACACTGATATTCCCTTCAACACAGAATGTTAACCGTTTCTTTGAAGCTGGCTTTGTATCTGAGTTCGAATCCTTCAGTTCTTCATCCACACTCTCCTTAATAAAAGTTGTTATACTCTCGGCATGATTTCTGTGGATAATCCCAACAGAACTTTGTAAATACTCAACCATCTTCTGACTAGCCTTTCCAAAAAACTGCCAAGGAAAAGGTAAAGTTCAATTCGACAAACAATCTAACCAAATAATCATACAAAAAATGGTTTCTTCCATGccaataaaaaaacacaagtttttacaatcaattaaataaaaaattccggTCCTCGCGTTTAGGGAGTCAACAACCATTTGAACCATTTTAGATACAGATTGAGCTTCATTTAGTTCTCTATCCCTTGCTTTCCAATACACCCATAACTACCATTCACATAAGTAGAAACCAACGATGAATTGTGGAAGCCATGCCTGTGTATTATGATGAAAAAGGAACTGGAAAGTAACGGAAAGGAGTTGGACTctcatgaaaaaaaatggggAAAAACTCACATCTTAAACACTAAAAACTTCAACCAAATGGACTCTAATGAATCCAAAACCACtgtttaaatcaattttggacATCATCAGCATGAAAAACTAACCAAAACATACACATTAAAAccagtataaaataaaaacaaaaaccccAACTCCAATTAAACAGTTCGGTACCAAATAAACTTCCCATAGATAATAgcaggaaagaaagaaagagaaaacctTGTCCTTGTACAACTGCTTGAGCTCAGCAACACCTTGAATCCCATTCTCAACAAGCTTCCTCAAATTCCTAGGTCCAACGCCCGGAATCGTCAACAAATCCGGACTTCCCACCAAAACTCCAGAACCCTTTTGCCTTCTATTCAACCTTATCGGCttatcttcctcttcaatttcattcaaatccTTGGAAGTTTCAATTGGACTCAACTGCTCCTCTATCCCACTGGAATGGCACCAAGCCGGCCGGATACCAACTCTCCCAGGCCAAGCCCGTAGAGAGGTTCTTGTATTTAAACGGGGCTGATAGAGATAACTAGCAGTGGTGTAGAAGCGCCGGGAAAGAGAGGAAGTTTTGTTTGTAAGAGCGGCGGCGGCGGCGAGAGAAGAGCCACAACCTGGGAGAGTGGCAGTGGgcattgaaaaagaaatagtaGAAGAAGCAGGGGTGGAGAAAGGGAGaggaagagaaagagagagagagagagaagggaGAGAGGGTTTAAGGGAAGAAGTGGAAAGCAGGGGAGGAGCAGAAGGGGTTCTTCTTATCAGTTTCTGCATCCCTCAAACGCATTTCACTATCTTTTTGTCTGATGTTAGGGTATCTAGTCAATTCAAAAAATGTAAAACTGAAGAAGATAAGACGAGAGAAAATAGAAAGGAAACCCTCAGAGAGAAGAGGCGGgaaggagagggaaagaaaaaCCAAGGGCTTTGCTGTTGGTAATGATGGTGCCAGCCAgctcctttttcctttttgttaagAATAGGGTTttggatttatttattattatttcacaaCATTTTGTCTTGAGAACCGGGAATGGttgttttagggttttctttctctttttgctCTTACCTACATACAAACAACATAGGTAGAGATACTCGTTAGTCGTTAACCagcttaattattaaattataaaataaaaaattcattttttacaaAGTAAGccattcatttaaattatccACACATTCATTTCATGTGAGTAAGATCCTTAGAATACAAATATTCACATTGGCATCCGCATCCAGCAAATTAgaaatttatcatttcaaagactaaaaaaaaaattcaaaagaaaataaataaatcttacaAGCACAAGGAGAAACAGCACCATGTTGAGAGAGAATAAGGGATGCTCTCTACTCTGTATATAACAAGGTCTTGTAAATTGGGATGGAATTAGTCAAACATCTATTGAAGATATGGACTGAGTACGAGAATTCAATTTACATTATCACATCAGCTGTTAAGAACACGACGTAAAAGAAATGCTTCCCCCTGTTCCCCATTTGCCGACCTTCTCTCCAAACAGCAAGCTGTTAGCTGCCTCAGTAATCTCTCAAGATACGACTGTAAGCACCCTTCCATATCTTGCGTGTTCGGATTTGTTGACAATATCATTGCATTAACTGTGTCTGCCACAAGATCACGTTGCGACTCTTCTAGAAGGTATCCCACACAGGACTCCTGTGGATGTTCATATGCCAGCAATGCAGCACAGTCCTAATTGAAAAACCAACTCATATATTAGCTTTGGGAAGCCTTTTGATTCTACATTCCTTCTTCTTCACATGCACTACGTGGAAATAGATGTTAACCATGTCTAAAAGTACATACGAGAAATGACAagcttttgtaaattttaattttcttaaaatatacacagaaagggaaaacaaaattatatcagCTCATATGCACGtcaaaatgaattaatataaactaaaaataaaaggaaattcaCAAGCTAGGCCCATCCCTAACATAATGTTTGTCATCTCACATATTCAAAATGCAACTCTCAATATAGACCAAAGGGAAAGtataagaaaaagaattatcTACCTGCACTAAATCATCAAATCCAGCCAACCGAAAAAAATTTGCCAATTCAATTCTTCCATACTTAACAGCCTCTTCAAGTGCTCCTACCTACACACAGGAAGTATCTCCCAGTATATCAGAACTGAGAATTTAGGTTAGAAGTCTCAAGAAGTGAAAAAGACAACAAGGTATATCCAGCAAGATATTTTCCATCAGATTTCAAAACATGACGGATAATAATTTCTGTAATTAGTgtcgttttcataaaaaaactaaagatgCTAATCACTAGATAAGCTAATATATAGGAAAGAAAATGTACCCGAACCAATTCGATAAATTTTTGGCAGTGCAGCAGAAAGCAAGTAGCAGATTTGTCATCCTGCATGTAGCATGACATAACAGAAAGGTTTGTGTATAAATCCAAAACACTAAAGCTATTTCAAGTATACATGGAATAATGAACAAGGGGACTGCCACAACACTTTCTTCACCACTTACAATTTATGTTCGGCAGAAATTTGTAGCTAATTGAACATACATTAGTAGCAAACAATCAGAAGACAAGGAAAATCATAAATGTTGTGACTAATATCCAAGTCAAACCCTAAGGTTCGAGGAGAGCAATCATGAGTTTTAATGTAATTGCTTGCTTTGAAAGTAGAATAATATACAATTCCTCCCTCTTTCTCTTCCAAGGATGAAATGACAAGAATATTAGCAAATTCTGTTGTATCACTGGCTAACCTGACCCAGTTTAAACATCTCTATCCTAGCCTTAATATAGGGACagaggaaaagggaaagaagGAATGACAAGAATTATTGAAGTAAAAGGCAAGAATGcaagttaaatttgatatttataaatgCAGGGCACTCCTGGAGTTCCCAATGGCCAAAACAACAATAATGGAACCGGAAAAGAAAGAATCAAGAGacaaaaaaggttaaaatatgtcattaaTCCTtgtaaagtacaaggactaactGCATATTTTAACtgccaaaaaatatatataaatgcttTAACAGAACAAAGAAACAAAGTTCTAGAATGACATTAAAGGAGCCACATACAAGTCCCATTCACATGCATTGACAACATAACTTAATCCTCTTATGACAGTCGATATATGTTTTCACAACAGTAGACAAAATCGAATAGTGTACAGACCTGAACAATTTGGGGATACCAATCACGAAGTTTGCTAATTGCTGCATCAATCTCACCATTCCTGATGAGCTTCATTGCAACGAAAACACAATAATCACTAATTTAACCAGAACAGCAGAAGAAAGTGATCAAAGGAAGCATAGTAGATTACAGGtaacaaatattcaaaaaagaaaagatagtcttatatatataacattgaAGGTGCTAACAGAAGAATAAATATTCATTAGTTGACTCTTGctacttctttttctttttttttggtgggGCTTGGAGCAACAAAAAAAGTTTGAGCCCATGAATATGGTATTTACACAATGGGAACACCCATCCTTACAAAACAGTTAGCTTACACCCAAGTTACTGGAGATTTAAAACTAACAGCAAAATGAGACTCTCGTAACCTAGGAAAAAATGAGTGAAGGATGTGACTACACAAAAGGCAAACTTAACTATTAATGCTCAAAATAACTGGCTTTAGCCAACTTCATTGGCCACATGTCTAAATTTTCTGTTCAATTATTAGAAAAGTTAAGGGAACAACTCCAACAGAAAACACATAACTAAATTACAACTATAATACAGCACTGTGAATTGTCAAACAATTACAAACCTGTCGTAGAATCTTTCTCTGATTTAGTGCATATCCGATATCCTGCTCGTCAAAGCCATTTTCTTGAGCTATATAGACAGGGGGGATAGTGCTTTTACTAGCCAAATCAAATGAACTGAGTGTATCTTCATAGCCATAATGTAGCAAGTAAGAGCGAACAAGCCTGTTCAATAATAATAGAAAggtatatattaaaatatacactACGCCATACTAATAATTCAGCTTAATATGATAAAGAGTAATAAGTTTTCTCAAGTTGACTTTTACACCCACTCAAAGAGAGGCAAATAGCCCCAACTTAAGGCTCTACAACTAAAAAGCTATTTTTTAAGAACTTTAAGCTATGGCCAAAGAGTAAATCCAATTACATATAACTTCTATGcatctacttttatttttctgatttaacAGTATGACACTTTATCCTCCAAGTGCTAAAAATTTAACTTGTACTCAATATTTTTGGTGCTTCGAACCTTTTTAGATTCCTCTAAGCTGCTCTTAACTCATGAGGTAGCACAAGGATGAAGACAAACAGAACTATTTTCAGCAAGCAACACtgtgtaattagtatttttgtGGCAGACGCATTTGTCGGAAAAACATTTGTGTCGTAAGATGCACAAAAGTAGAACAGCAGCAGATAGTGttggtaattttatttattaggaatCAATTTTATGATTATCTTATTAGGGAAGTATTAAAGATTGTAATTATGAGTACTTCTTGCTTTCTTTAGGTCTTTCCTTAGTAGGATTACTTCCTTAGTAAGTCTTTAAATTGAAGTATGTAACCGTTATTTAAGAGGTGATTTGAcaagtgaatgatatatatatatcgaaTTAAACAATTAGAAGATTTAAGATTCTCTCTAACGAGTCTAAGGTCTAAAACTCCCTTCAACAAGTTCCACTTGTTCATCATTGGTCATTTGCgatatagaaatagaaattaGGGAAAGAGCCCTGCTAAGATTGACGGTTTGCCTGTGAATCCTGT
The window above is part of the Gossypium raimondii isolate GPD5lz chromosome 9, ASM2569854v1, whole genome shotgun sequence genome. Proteins encoded here:
- the LOC105799421 gene encoding uncharacterized protein LOC105799421; the protein is MQKLIRRTPSAPPLLSTSSLKPSLPSLSLSLSLPLPFSTPASSTISFSMPTATLPGCGSSLAAAAALTNKTSSLSRRFYTTASYLYQPRLNTRTSLRAWPGRVGIRPAWCHSSGIEEQLSPIETSKDLNEIEEEDKPIRLNRRQKGSGVLVGSPDLLTIPGVGPRNLRKLVENGIQGVAELKQLYKDKFFGKASQKMVEYLQSSVGIIHRNHAESITTFIKESVDEELKDSNSDTKPASKKRLTFCVEGNISVGKTTFLQRIANETLELRDLVEIVPEPIDKWQNVGPDHFNILDAFYAEPQRYAYTFQNYVFVTRVMQERESSGGLKPLRLMERSVFSDRMVFVRAVHEANWMNEMEISIYDSWFDPVVSCLPGLIPDGFIYLRASPDTCHKRMMLRKRAEEGGVSLDYLRDLHEKHESWLLPFESGNHGVLSVSKLPIHVDSSLHPDIRDRVFFLEGNHMHSSIQKVPALVLDCEPNIDFSRDIEAKRQYARQVAEFFEFVKKKKEISTTKAGEEGQGGSQPQIILPHAGGLWVPDGKHFPDAALKSLEFRRAMSYMSGSG